Proteins from a single region of Streptococcus mitis:
- the truB gene encoding tRNA pseudouridine(55) synthase TruB encodes MNGIINLKKEAGMTSHDAVFKLRNILGTKKIGHGGTLDPDVVGVLPIAVGKATRMVEFMQDEGKVYEGEITLGYSTTTEDASGEVVAETPVLSPLDETIVDEAIASLTGPITQIPPMYSAVKVNGRKLYEYARAGQEVERPERQVTIYQFERTSPISYEGHLARFTFRVKCSKGTYIRTLSVDLGEKLGYAAHMSHLTRTSAAGLQLEDALTLEEIAAKVEAGQLDFLHPLEIGTGDLVKVFLSPEEATEVRFGRFIELDQTDKELAAFEGDTLLAILEKRDNLYKPRKVFS; translated from the coding sequence ATGAACGGTATTATCAACTTAAAAAAAGAAGCGGGGATGACCTCGCATGATGCAGTATTTAAGCTGCGTAATATTTTGGGAACCAAGAAGATTGGTCATGGTGGGACCTTGGATCCGGATGTGGTGGGTGTTTTGCCCATTGCAGTTGGCAAGGCGACCCGCATGGTCGAATTTATGCAGGACGAGGGCAAGGTCTATGAGGGGGAAATCACTCTGGGCTATTCCACGACGACCGAGGATGCTAGTGGGGAAGTAGTTGCAGAGACACCTGTTTTGTCGCCCTTGGATGAAACCATTGTCGATGAAGCGATTGCGAGTCTGACTGGGCCCATTACCCAGATTCCGCCTATGTACTCTGCGGTTAAGGTTAATGGTCGCAAGCTCTATGAGTATGCGCGTGCTGGTCAGGAAGTGGAGCGTCCAGAACGTCAGGTGACCATTTATCAATTTGAACGGACAAGTCCGATTTCTTATGAGGGTCATCTTGCACGATTCACTTTTCGTGTGAAATGTAGCAAGGGGACTTATATCCGTACCTTGTCAGTTGACTTGGGAGAGAAGCTTGGTTACGCTGCTCATATGTCACATTTAACACGGACTAGTGCTGCAGGTTTGCAACTGGAGGATGCTCTTACCTTGGAAGAAATTGCTGCAAAAGTGGAGGCGGGTCAGCTGGACTTTCTCCATCCTTTGGAGATTGGGACAGGGGACCTCGTCAAAGTTTTCCTAAGTCCAGAAGAGGCTACAGAAGTGCGCTTTGGTCGCTTTATCGAGCTAGACCAAACAGACAAAGAACTGGCTGCCTTTGAAGGCGATACATTGCTAGCCATTCTAGAAAAACGGGATAATCTCTACAAGCCAAGAAAGGTTTTTAGCTAG
- the udk gene encoding uridine kinase yields MQNRPIIIGVTGGSGGGKTSVSRAILSHFPDEKISMIEHDSYYKDQSHLTFEERVKTNYDHPFAFDTDLMIEQIKELLAGRPVDIPTYDYTEHTRSSKTYRQEPQDVFIVEGILVLEDKRLRDLMDIKIFVDTDDDVRIIRRIKRDMEERGRSLDSVIDQYLGVVKPMYHQFIEPTKRYADIVIPEGVSNTVAIDLLTTKIEKILEEARNSK; encoded by the coding sequence ATGCAAAATAGACCAATCATTATCGGAGTGACAGGTGGTTCTGGTGGAGGAAAAACCAGTGTTTCAAGAGCCATTTTATCGCATTTTCCTGATGAAAAGATTTCCATGATTGAGCACGATTCATACTACAAGGATCAGTCTCATTTGACCTTTGAAGAGCGTGTCAAAACCAACTACGACCATCCTTTTGCCTTTGATACAGACTTGATGATCGAGCAGATTAAGGAATTGTTGGCAGGGCGTCCGGTGGACATTCCGACTTATGACTATACAGAGCATACACGGAGTAGCAAGACTTATCGTCAGGAGCCTCAAGATGTCTTTATCGTTGAGGGGATTTTGGTCTTGGAGGACAAGCGTCTGCGCGATTTGATGGATATCAAGATTTTTGTGGATACGGATGATGATGTGCGCATTATTCGTCGTATCAAGCGTGATATGGAGGAGCGTGGCCGTAGCCTTGATAGCGTTATTGACCAGTACTTAGGCGTGGTTAAACCAATGTACCATCAGTTTATCGAGCCGACTAAGCGTTATGCGGATATCGTCATTCCTGAAGGGGTTAGCAATACAGTTGCTATTGATCTGTTGACCACCAAGATCGAAAAGATTTTGGAGGAAGCTCGAAACAGCAAATAA